From the genome of Edaphobacter dinghuensis, one region includes:
- the ruvX gene encoding Holliday junction resolvase RuvX, whose amino-acid sequence MATRRVMALDVGKVRIGVALSDPLGYTAQPLLTLWRKTRGEDLRSLLRLIRKHEVTEIVVGNPLHMSGDVSPWAAKVHEFADELRKRSRLPVQLWDERLSSVAAHEILNEVGHDQRDRKYVIDQVAAVVILRGWMEAREESGTKPE is encoded by the coding sequence ATGGCCACTAGACGAGTCATGGCGCTCGATGTCGGAAAGGTACGCATAGGTGTAGCGCTCTCCGACCCATTGGGCTACACCGCGCAGCCATTGTTGACGCTCTGGCGCAAGACACGCGGCGAAGATCTTCGCAGTCTGCTGCGTCTGATTCGCAAGCATGAGGTCACCGAGATCGTGGTTGGAAATCCTCTGCACATGTCCGGCGATGTCAGCCCGTGGGCGGCAAAGGTGCATGAGTTCGCTGACGAGTTACGCAAGCGCTCGAGGCTTCCAGTTCAACTATGGGACGAGCGCCTGAGTTCCGTTGCAGCGCACGAGATTCTCAACGAAGTGGGACACGATCAGCGCGACCGCAAATATGTCATCGATCAGGTTGCAGCCGTAGTTATTCTGCGCGGCTGGATGGAAGCAAGGGAAGAGTCAGGGACGAAGCCCGAATAG
- a CDS encoding DUF4149 domain-containing protein: MIEKILRALRMLAMVAWVGGLAFFAFVVAPVAFGRLASAHEAGLVVGGTLRILHWIGLIGGGVFCLSTAILWLRAEVPARAGFAVEMALTIVMLAITAYSQFSILPAMEVDRVQAGGQIEVAAMTDPARQDFERLHTLSERLEGFVLLCGLGVVLFLARESQWPETGKIKLI; encoded by the coding sequence ATGATTGAGAAGATTCTAAGAGCTTTGCGAATGCTGGCGATGGTCGCCTGGGTGGGTGGTCTTGCCTTCTTCGCATTTGTGGTTGCGCCGGTTGCGTTTGGGCGACTAGCCAGCGCGCATGAGGCCGGCCTGGTGGTTGGAGGGACGCTGCGTATTCTGCATTGGATTGGATTGATTGGCGGCGGCGTATTTTGTTTGTCGACGGCAATTCTATGGCTGCGGGCTGAGGTTCCGGCACGAGCGGGATTTGCCGTCGAGATGGCTTTGACGATCGTGATGCTCGCGATTACGGCTTACTCGCAGTTCAGTATTCTACCTGCAATGGAGGTAGACCGTGTGCAGGCAGGCGGACAGATTGAAGTTGCAGCGATGACGGATCCGGCGAGACAGGACTTCGAGCGGCTGCATACTTTGTCGGAACGGCTTGAGGGTTTTGTGCTTCTTTGCGGGCTTGGCGTAGTGCTATTTCTGGCGCGGGAGTCTCAGTGGCCTGAGACGGGTAAAATCAAGCTGATATGA
- a CDS encoding ZIP family metal transporter: MSKLWLSLGLGLVAGLADYLGGILLVQRSPSSKALRYFVALGAGFMLAAALLEMVPEGMAVNAKWAPALILLGYCGVHLLEHSLVPHFHFGEETHHHEFLSAKTSYSVLLGLATHTFFDGVAIGSGFVVSDWLGWMLFFAVFLHKLPEGFTVASVMMAGGQGRRAALNSALFLGATTVLGVLVINLEPTLVRAGLPLSAGVTIYVAATDLVPEVNREPGIKMALVFFAGVLGFFLLRMLAPA; this comes from the coding sequence ATGTCGAAGTTATGGTTGAGCCTTGGACTTGGATTAGTGGCCGGGCTGGCGGACTATCTCGGCGGAATTCTTCTGGTCCAGCGGTCTCCTTCCTCTAAAGCGTTGCGCTATTTTGTCGCGCTGGGCGCGGGCTTTATGCTGGCCGCGGCGCTGCTGGAGATGGTGCCGGAAGGAATGGCCGTCAACGCGAAGTGGGCACCGGCGTTGATCCTGCTGGGATACTGCGGTGTGCATCTGCTGGAACATTCGCTTGTTCCGCATTTTCATTTTGGCGAAGAGACGCACCACCATGAGTTTCTTTCGGCGAAGACAAGCTACTCTGTGCTGCTGGGACTTGCAACGCATACGTTCTTCGATGGCGTGGCGATTGGATCGGGCTTCGTCGTATCTGACTGGTTGGGCTGGATGCTGTTCTTTGCGGTGTTTCTGCATAAGCTGCCTGAAGGATTTACTGTCGCCAGCGTGATGATGGCGGGTGGACAAGGGCGAAGGGCGGCGTTGAACTCTGCTCTATTTTTGGGAGCGACCACTGTGCTTGGAGTTTTGGTCATCAATCTAGAGCCGACGCTGGTGCGCGCAGGATTGCCGCTTTCGGCTGGCGTGACTATTTATGTGGCTGCGACCGATCTGGTGCCCGAAGTGAATCGCGAACCGGGAATCAAGATGGCGCTGGTCTTTTTTGCCGGCGTGCTGGGGTTCTTTCTGCTGCGAATGCTGGCTCCGGCTTAG